In one Sphingobium sp. MI1205 genomic region, the following are encoded:
- a CDS encoding TonB-dependent receptor domain-containing protein: MAMSYRRCALQVSLFLATALVTPAMVQAQSPQKQFNIAAQPLGDALRQFGLQAGRPILFSERFVQGRQAPALRGRFPIDGALERLIGGSGLHATSTSDGVIMLNTAAPAPQLLHKLAALSTPHPIDAPAALAPAPAEAAAQPAGLSDIIVTAQKRAENVQDTPISIDVVNSEQLTQRGIQGIQDLMSGAVPSIKMATQSGRGNALMVTMRGITGGDPSQISRDSAVGIYIDGVYLGRVQGLGTELFDLERIEVLRGPQGTLFGRNAVGGALNIISKRPTGRLGFEVTGGLSNFDGQRLKGTLNLPALAGVSVKLDGLFSRRDGWVDNEYSDAWDWGQYRKWGFRAQALWEPSSDFEALYSFDISKDSSSPAYTHIAEALPGVALPPIFSLEPDRVNTGRIGVPLDPSVAKVHGHSLTLNWDIADGMTVRSITAYRKLDQTQDDNDGGYLIGYRPNGNFARRSLATVKQDQFSQELQVIGTTDHLKYVVGAFHFEEDAHDSAYAPFLYRWNANGTAYTVNNPPVGGLPPDRASSNHVKSDALFAQATWTPSILDDRLHLTGGLRYTHDRKHGTLDLLRGVPSTLAYRFSSKRTDPMVTVAYDISRDVNAYVKYGVAYRAGGGGSRSPTFRPFAEEEVGSWELGLKSEFWDRRARLNIALYHSDYKDMQVVFPYPSNPSTSEIANVPGKVKIEGAEVDLTVTPARGLTLTTSYNFITTEVPQIVSPLSGLPQAFYMAFTPKHSGTAAVDYSVPIDERTITLHADANYSTSFHSFAESPRSPGYFLVNGRVTLSDIDVGAAGKMSVALWGRNLFNEQFETWKFRAAGAGLSNTDTVNFNEPRTYGVEATFKF, translated from the coding sequence ATGGCGATGTCTTACCGTCGTTGTGCGCTGCAGGTGTCTCTTTTTTTAGCAACGGCTCTTGTCACGCCTGCCATGGTGCAGGCGCAGTCACCGCAAAAGCAGTTCAACATAGCCGCACAGCCCTTGGGCGATGCACTGCGTCAGTTCGGCCTGCAGGCGGGTAGGCCCATCCTTTTCTCGGAACGCTTCGTTCAGGGCCGACAAGCTCCTGCGCTACGGGGACGCTTTCCGATCGACGGGGCCCTCGAACGGCTGATCGGCGGCTCGGGCCTTCATGCCACCAGCACGTCTGACGGCGTGATCATGCTGAACACTGCGGCTCCCGCGCCTCAGTTGCTGCACAAGCTTGCAGCTCTGAGCACGCCGCATCCGATAGACGCGCCAGCGGCTCTCGCGCCGGCTCCTGCCGAAGCTGCGGCACAGCCGGCTGGACTGTCCGATATTATCGTCACCGCCCAGAAGCGCGCGGAAAATGTCCAAGATACGCCGATTTCCATTGACGTCGTCAATTCGGAGCAACTCACCCAGCGCGGTATACAGGGCATACAGGACCTGATGTCCGGCGCCGTTCCATCCATCAAGATGGCGACACAAAGCGGACGCGGCAATGCCTTGATGGTCACGATGCGCGGCATCACGGGAGGCGATCCATCCCAGATCAGCCGGGATTCTGCCGTCGGCATCTATATCGACGGCGTCTATCTCGGCCGGGTTCAGGGGCTGGGCACCGAGTTGTTCGATCTGGAACGGATTGAGGTGCTGCGCGGTCCGCAGGGGACGCTTTTTGGCCGCAACGCCGTGGGTGGCGCGCTCAATATCATCTCGAAGCGGCCGACGGGACGACTGGGTTTCGAGGTGACAGGCGGCCTGTCAAACTTCGACGGTCAGCGGCTGAAGGGCACGCTGAACCTTCCGGCACTGGCGGGGGTGAGCGTCAAGCTCGATGGTCTTTTCAGTCGCCGTGATGGCTGGGTGGATAATGAATATTCCGATGCATGGGACTGGGGTCAGTACAGGAAATGGGGCTTCCGCGCGCAAGCTCTGTGGGAACCCTCTTCCGATTTCGAGGCGCTCTATTCCTTCGACATATCGAAGGACAGTTCATCGCCCGCTTACACTCATATCGCCGAGGCACTCCCCGGCGTGGCGCTGCCGCCCATCTTCTCGCTGGAACCCGACCGGGTGAATACGGGAAGGATCGGCGTGCCGCTGGACCCGTCGGTGGCCAAGGTGCACGGCCATAGCCTGACGCTCAACTGGGACATAGCCGATGGGATGACTGTCCGTTCCATCACGGCCTATCGCAAGCTGGACCAGACGCAGGACGACAATGATGGCGGTTACCTGATCGGCTATCGCCCCAACGGCAATTTCGCTCGACGCAGTCTTGCCACGGTGAAGCAGGATCAGTTCAGCCAGGAATTGCAGGTCATCGGGACGACCGACCATCTGAAATATGTGGTGGGTGCATTTCACTTCGAGGAGGATGCGCATGATAGCGCCTATGCGCCTTTCCTCTATCGCTGGAACGCCAATGGCACGGCCTACACGGTCAACAATCCGCCGGTAGGCGGCCTGCCTCCCGATCGTGCATCCTCAAACCATGTCAAGTCAGACGCACTCTTTGCGCAGGCGACCTGGACGCCCTCCATATTGGACGACCGACTGCACCTGACAGGCGGTCTGCGCTACACCCATGACCGCAAGCACGGCACACTCGATCTGTTGCGTGGCGTCCCCTCGACGCTCGCCTACCGTTTCTCCTCCAAACGCACCGACCCGATGGTGACGGTCGCCTATGACATCTCCAGGGACGTGAACGCCTATGTGAAATATGGCGTTGCCTACCGCGCAGGTGGCGGTGGTTCGCGTTCGCCCACATTCCGTCCCTTCGCCGAAGAGGAGGTGGGATCATGGGAACTCGGATTGAAATCCGAATTCTGGGACCGGCGGGCGCGCCTGAACATCGCCCTATATCACAGCGACTATAAGGATATGCAGGTAGTCTTTCCCTACCCGTCCAACCCGTCAACCAGCGAAATCGCCAATGTCCCGGGCAAGGTGAAGATTGAAGGAGCGGAAGTCGACCTGACCGTCACCCCTGCGCGAGGTTTGACGCTGACCACCAGTTATAATTTCATCACGACTGAAGTGCCCCAGATCGTCAGTCCGCTATCTGGTCTGCCGCAAGCCTTCTATATGGCGTTCACACCCAAGCATTCGGGAACCGCAGCGGTTGATTACTCCGTTCCAATTGATGAACGAACCATTACCCTGCATGCGGACGCGAACTATTCCACTTCCTTCCACTCCTTTGCTGAGTCTCCTCGTTCTCCGGGGTACTTTCTTGTCAACGGACGGGTGACCTTGTCTGATATAGATGTCGGTGCCGCCGGGAAAATGTCTGTGGCCCTTTGGGGACGCAATCTGTTCAATGAGCAGTTCGAGACATGGAAGTTCCGGGCGGCGGGAGCCGGGCTGTCGAATACCGACACCGTCAACTTCAACGAGCCGCGAACCTACGGGGTCGAGGCGACCTTCAAATTCTGA
- a CDS encoding tyrosine-protein phosphatase: protein MRLARLIPALFLAFAPLLQGCQTALPRGERQAAHLAPEHIPFIHAEAKRDGEGNYLVSWVGAGTGAVTVYAGADRDVSDRSRPVGFGAERGRVLVTNLAAGPRWFFAIVPSQGSPLVVADRDLHLASAPNFRDLGGYRTTDGRWVRMGLLYRSDQLDRLTSEDLARVAALGIGHIADLRTSGERRREPDTIPPGAVHEVMNVMADDEGSADLAQVMKLIRAGQAYDYGLGIYGKFVSADSARNAYSLLLQRVSEADGRQATLFHCTAGKDRTGWAAAVILTLLGVPRETVVADYLASNAALAEKNKKMLVSNPALASVDRALLEPLLGVQPAFLDAAFAEVEQRYGSFDAYRRKALGIDNALTLRLQQTYLAGGN from the coding sequence ATGAGACTGGCCCGCCTCATCCCGGCGCTATTCCTGGCTTTCGCCCCGCTATTGCAGGGATGCCAAACGGCGCTGCCCCGTGGGGAGAGGCAGGCCGCTCATCTCGCCCCTGAGCACATTCCGTTTATTCATGCCGAAGCGAAACGGGATGGGGAAGGCAACTATCTCGTTTCCTGGGTGGGGGCTGGAACGGGCGCCGTTACCGTCTATGCTGGAGCCGACCGGGACGTTTCCGACCGGTCCCGGCCTGTCGGATTTGGGGCTGAGCGGGGGCGCGTCCTTGTGACCAACCTCGCTGCCGGTCCGCGCTGGTTTTTCGCGATCGTGCCAAGCCAGGGCAGCCCTTTGGTGGTGGCCGATCGCGATCTGCATCTGGCATCCGCCCCGAATTTTCGCGACCTGGGCGGATATCGAACAACCGATGGGCGGTGGGTGCGAATGGGGCTACTCTATCGCTCCGATCAACTTGATCGATTGACGAGCGAAGATCTCGCCCGTGTGGCAGCGCTTGGCATCGGTCACATCGCTGACCTGCGGACCTCTGGGGAACGTAGACGCGAGCCCGACACCATCCCGCCAGGCGCAGTTCACGAAGTGATGAACGTCATGGCCGATGATGAAGGATCAGCCGATCTGGCGCAGGTAATGAAGCTGATCCGGGCGGGGCAGGCCTATGATTATGGGCTCGGCATATACGGGAAGTTCGTGTCTGCCGACAGCGCGCGGAATGCCTATTCTTTGCTGCTTCAACGTGTCTCCGAAGCCGATGGTCGACAGGCCACCCTGTTCCATTGCACAGCTGGCAAAGACCGCACCGGGTGGGCCGCGGCGGTCATCCTAACCCTATTGGGTGTGCCGAGGGAAACGGTGGTTGCCGACTATCTGGCCAGCAATGCCGCGCTAGCGGAAAAGAACAAAAAAATGCTTGTGAGCAACCCAGCGCTTGCGAGCGTAGATCGCGCCTTGCTAGAGCCTCTGCTGGGGGTGCAACCGGCATTTCTGGACGCTGCCTTTGCGGAGGTAGAGCAGCGTTATGGTTCCTTCGACGCCTATCGCCGCAAAGCATTGGGTATCGATAATGCACTGACGCTCCGTTTGCAGCAGACATATCTGGCGGGGGGCAACTAA